Proteins from a genomic interval of Garra rufa chromosome 4, GarRuf1.0, whole genome shotgun sequence:
- the ndufb2 gene encoding NADH dehydrogenase [ubiquinone] 1 beta subcomplex subunit 2, mitochondrial, whose protein sequence is MSSLRRTAGVLRTGLQVFRRGPQQMTVRKAGGGPHIEPQYRQPPQLTKRQKFEAELLSGAMWFWIMWHFWHDPDAVLGHFPWPDTSAWTDEELGIPPDDEE, encoded by the exons ATGTCTTCTCTCAGGAGGACGGCGGGTGTCCTCCGAACCGGCCTGCAAGTTTTCAGACGCGGACCTCAGCAGATGACCGTCAGAAA GGCAGGAGGAGGCCCTCATATTGAACCCCAATACAGACAACCACCTCAGCTCACCAAGCGCCAGAAGTTCGAGGCAGAGCTTCTCAGTGGCGCCATGTGGTTCTGGATCATGTGGCACTTCTGGCATGACCCGGACGCCGTACTG GGTCACTTCCCATGGCCGGACACGTCAGCATGGACAGATGAGGAGCTGGGAATCCCTCCTGATGACGAAGAGTAG